One bacterium (Candidatus Blackallbacteria) CG13_big_fil_rev_8_21_14_2_50_49_14 genomic region harbors:
- a CDS encoding hydroxyacid dehydrogenase, protein MKIALCGTGLMGAPMAQEWQILGNQVSVWNRTLSKAEPLATYGIKVSQTPSEALVEAQVLVLMLSDYSASQAVVQTFSSGELRNKTILQMGTLAPEQNLALQEFIRSEGGHFLEAPVLGSIAQVKAHELICMVGGEESLCLEFLPILEQLCKSVKWIGPVGSASSLKLALNQMIPSLLAVFGLSLEFVRASGVPVSTFMEILEQSALNAPTFAKKLPRYLSQDYTHPNFPVRHMLKDLALFESASAGMDLNTGSLMSVKALLNQAAEAGFADQDYSALLTSIKN, encoded by the coding sequence ATGAAAATTGCACTTTGCGGAACAGGTCTCATGGGTGCGCCCATGGCACAAGAATGGCAAATTTTGGGCAACCAGGTTTCAGTTTGGAACCGAACGCTGTCTAAGGCCGAACCCCTAGCGACTTATGGGATAAAGGTTTCTCAAACCCCCTCTGAAGCGCTGGTTGAGGCTCAAGTTTTGGTTCTCATGCTCAGTGATTATTCAGCCTCTCAGGCAGTAGTGCAGACATTTTCTTCAGGAGAGCTTCGCAATAAGACGATCTTGCAAATGGGAACCTTGGCCCCTGAGCAAAACTTAGCACTGCAGGAATTCATTCGTTCTGAGGGGGGGCATTTTCTTGAAGCACCGGTTTTGGGAAGTATTGCGCAAGTCAAGGCCCATGAATTGATTTGCATGGTGGGAGGGGAGGAGTCGCTCTGCTTAGAGTTCCTGCCAATTTTGGAGCAGCTCTGTAAATCTGTAAAGTGGATCGGGCCAGTGGGCTCTGCTTCCAGTTTGAAACTGGCACTTAATCAAATGATCCCCTCTTTACTGGCGGTCTTTGGACTCAGCTTGGAATTTGTGCGTGCTTCTGGCGTGCCTGTTTCAACATTTATGGAAATTTTAGAGCAAAGTGCCTTAAATGCACCCACCTTTGCAAAAAAACTTCCCCGCTACCTGAGCCAGGATTATACCCACCCCAATTTTCCTGTTCGCCATATGCTGAAGGATCTCGCACTTTTTGAATCGGCCTCAGCGGGGATGGACTTGAATACAGGCAGTTTAATGTCGGTTAAAGCCCTCTTAAATCAAGCCGCGGAGGCCGGTTTTGCAGACCAGGATTATTCAGCCCTGCTGACCTCGATTAAAAACTGA
- a CDS encoding 3'-5' exonuclease produces the protein MGQFSLFDTEEFVKDEVFIFFDTETNGLPYNFNAPITEVDNWPRMIQLAWIQADAQQNELSRGDYLIFPENFYVYESVHGITNDQAMKEGHDLTEVLQKFSKVVQESTVLVAHNISFDDKILGAEFIRKGLPNPMKELNRICTMESTVDFVAIKSGNRNKFPKLEELHHKLFNMGFEGAHNAMVDVEALARCFWELKKNNIVSLY, from the coding sequence ATGGGACAGTTTTCACTATTTGATACAGAAGAATTTGTGAAAGATGAAGTATTTATCTTTTTCGATACCGAAACCAATGGTTTGCCTTATAATTTCAACGCGCCGATCACTGAAGTGGATAATTGGCCCCGTATGATTCAATTGGCCTGGATTCAGGCTGATGCCCAGCAAAATGAGCTATCACGGGGAGATTATTTGATTTTTCCTGAAAATTTTTATGTTTACGAAAGTGTTCATGGAATTACCAATGATCAAGCTATGAAAGAAGGGCATGACTTAACGGAAGTGCTGCAAAAATTTTCAAAGGTAGTTCAGGAGTCGACAGTCTTGGTCGCGCATAATATTTCCTTCGATGATAAAATCTTAGGCGCGGAATTTATCCGCAAAGGCTTGCCGAACCCGATGAAGGAACTCAACCGTATTTGTACAATGGAAAGTACAGTGGATTTTGTGGCGATCAAATCTGGCAACCGCAATAAATTTCCAAAACTTGAAGAATTGCATCATAAGCTCTTCAATATGGGTTTTGAAGGTGCACACAATGCCATGGTGGATGTCGAGGCTCTTGCCCGCTGTTTCTGGGAGTTGAAAAAAAACAATATTGTTTCACTCTACTAA
- a CDS encoding asparagine synthase, translated as MMVEGEILVSLGLSKKQTHVRPLAKGELVLPGQRQRNFPVIAGGVGLSVSQTHTLEQSWRAQGVIPQFMQGLRFESYACEVGGQDLRTAQAWKQQIQQGQISAVKGGFVVADHESDRQLSLYRDPMGERTLFYTRIGAGLIYASNLDLLLASGMVQRSLNLDALARYLSYAYLPGRETLLNDVFELLPGEALHWSQGEVKTEHFWTLPEIDRECSEETAIRLLREELESAILRRMPAQETVCASLSGGIDSSLVVALLSKFSLSKVRTWSVSFGEKYRNELPFSQALAEAAQTEHQILEIMPQTVMHFLDATLACLGNPIGDPLTVPNALLFRTANAYGPVLFNGEGGDPLFGGPKNIPMLLSALYLQETKTPEFELARTYLHSYRKLYADLPQLFEPETLKALTPGGLEKDLIPWFSAQSEQSLVHQLMSANTRLKGSHHILYKVNAISQKLGVYPASPLFDKNIAELAFSMPPQFKLRGGVEKYILKQAVSDLLPAQILNRPKSGMQVPVEQWFKPGGPLNREAKHRLRNLAKYPWFKRDYFQRLAAWDLGGYLPRHGLKVWILLSLEAWLRYYIGGP; from the coding sequence ATGATGGTGGAGGGGGAGATTTTGGTTAGTTTGGGGCTTTCAAAAAAACAAACCCATGTCCGACCCTTGGCCAAAGGGGAACTTGTTTTGCCTGGGCAAAGACAGAGAAATTTCCCTGTTATTGCAGGGGGCGTGGGTCTTTCTGTTTCACAGACTCACACGCTTGAGCAAAGCTGGAGGGCCCAGGGGGTCATTCCTCAATTCATGCAAGGTTTACGTTTTGAAAGCTATGCCTGTGAAGTGGGGGGGCAGGACCTGCGCACAGCCCAGGCTTGGAAGCAGCAGATTCAGCAGGGGCAAATTTCAGCGGTAAAGGGTGGCTTTGTGGTGGCTGACCATGAATCCGACAGACAGTTAAGCCTTTACCGTGACCCCATGGGCGAGAGAACCCTGTTTTATACGCGTATTGGTGCCGGGTTGATATATGCCTCAAATTTAGATTTGTTATTGGCCTCTGGGATGGTTCAACGGAGTTTAAATCTGGATGCGCTTGCCCGCTATCTGAGTTATGCTTATCTGCCCGGACGCGAGACGCTTTTAAACGATGTTTTTGAACTTCTGCCTGGAGAAGCACTCCACTGGAGCCAGGGAGAAGTCAAAACCGAGCATTTTTGGACTTTGCCCGAAATAGACAGGGAATGCTCTGAAGAGACTGCCATTCGGCTTTTGCGTGAGGAGCTGGAGTCGGCCATCCTCAGGCGAATGCCCGCTCAGGAAACTGTTTGTGCCTCACTTTCAGGAGGCATTGATTCCAGTCTGGTCGTGGCTTTGCTGTCAAAGTTTAGTTTAAGCAAGGTGCGAACCTGGTCTGTCTCCTTTGGCGAGAAGTATCGCAATGAACTTCCTTTCAGTCAGGCCCTTGCTGAAGCTGCGCAGACTGAACATCAGATTTTAGAGATAATGCCGCAAACGGTGATGCATTTTTTAGATGCAACCCTTGCTTGCTTAGGGAATCCGATCGGCGATCCTTTGACAGTACCCAATGCTTTGCTGTTTCGAACTGCAAACGCCTATGGCCCTGTGCTCTTCAATGGCGAAGGGGGGGATCCGCTTTTTGGGGGGCCCAAAAATATCCCCATGTTGCTCTCAGCACTTTATCTTCAAGAAACTAAAACCCCTGAATTTGAATTGGCGCGTACCTATTTGCACAGCTATCGCAAGCTTTATGCCGACCTGCCTCAGCTTTTTGAACCTGAAACCCTCAAAGCCTTGACCCCTGGCGGCTTGGAGAAAGACTTAATTCCCTGGTTTTCAGCTCAATCAGAACAAAGTTTGGTGCACCAGTTGATGAGCGCCAATACCCGTTTAAAAGGTTCACACCATATTCTCTACAAGGTCAATGCCATCAGCCAGAAATTGGGAGTGTATCCCGCCTCTCCACTCTTTGATAAAAATATTGCTGAACTTGCGTTTTCAATGCCGCCACAATTTAAACTGCGCGGGGGAGTTGAAAAATACATTTTAAAGCAGGCAGTTTCAGATTTGCTCCCTGCTCAAATCCTCAATCGACCCAAAAGTGGAATGCAGGTGCCTGTTGAGCAGTGGTTTAAACCGGGTGGGCCCTTAAACCGCGAGGCAAAGCATCGTCTGCGCAATCTGGCCAAATATCCATGGTTTAAGCGAGACTATTTTCAGCGCTTAGCGGCTTGGGATTTGGGGGGATATCTGCCCCGTCATGGTCTCAAAGTATGGATTTTACTCAGCCTTGAGGCCTGGCTCAGGTACTATATTGGAGGGCCCTAA
- a CDS encoding MOSC domain-containing protein: MKLSQIWIYPIKSLQGIELQASRFEARGLLFDRRWMLVDSQGKFLSQRKIPAMASLKVELNEALRVFNPQGSFIQIPFPPYPSAKPMQVKIWNSLVLAEQLSEQLDHWFSEQLGQTVSLVYLPDSSLRPTSETWAPGAEVSFADGYPFLLTSEASLNALAAETGASLNQRLFRPNLVVKGNLAWEENAWGFLKIGDYKFQAVKPCTRCVMITQNPETGKSEHPQLLKQLQTQISWQNQAIFGENLIAHEPQGHLKIGDAIKPIASKAPSLIPDQKLRHLPQD; this comes from the coding sequence ATGAAGCTTTCGCAAATTTGGATCTACCCGATCAAGTCTCTACAGGGCATTGAACTTCAAGCATCCCGGTTTGAGGCACGGGGATTGCTCTTTGACAGACGTTGGATGCTGGTAGATTCCCAAGGCAAATTTTTGAGCCAACGTAAAATTCCGGCCATGGCTTCACTCAAGGTAGAATTGAACGAAGCTTTGCGCGTCTTCAATCCGCAGGGAAGCTTCATTCAAATTCCCTTCCCACCCTACCCATCTGCCAAGCCAATGCAAGTCAAGATCTGGAATAGCCTGGTACTTGCTGAACAGCTCTCCGAACAGTTGGATCACTGGTTTTCTGAGCAACTGGGGCAAACGGTCAGTTTGGTTTACCTTCCAGATTCAAGCCTTCGCCCCACCTCAGAGACCTGGGCCCCAGGAGCAGAAGTCAGCTTTGCAGATGGATACCCTTTTTTATTGACCTCTGAAGCTTCTTTAAACGCTCTTGCTGCTGAAACAGGGGCAAGTTTAAATCAACGTTTGTTTCGCCCCAATCTGGTAGTCAAAGGCAATCTGGCCTGGGAAGAAAATGCGTGGGGCTTTCTCAAGATTGGAGATTATAAATTTCAGGCTGTTAAACCCTGTACCCGCTGTGTCATGATTACTCAAAATCCTGAGACGGGCAAAAGCGAGCACCCCCAGTTACTAAAGCAATTACAGACGCAAATCAGCTGGCAAAATCAAGCGATATTTGGCGAAAACCTGATCGCGCATGAGCCCCAGGGGCATCTGAAAATTGGCGATGCCATTAAGCCCATCGCTTCAAAAGCGCCTTCGCTGATTCCAGACCAGAAACTGCGGCACCTTCCACAGGATTAA
- a CDS encoding NAD/FAD-dependent oxidoreductase → MRSCVVVGAGISGIIAARRLQKKGVAVKVIEKSKGFGGRMATRRVGEAVFDHGAQYLTVHGMFFRVVIEDLQDQGLVKEWGRGFLNGDKILNMDGYLRFFGSQGMASIAQKLAEPLEICLEENIVSLQAKDSEWILQSESGGSWQADAVILSPPLPQSLTLLNKSGIEPEEEILQRLKAVKFDPCIVVMAELEAPSTLPSPGALSQKDPMSPIAWIADNQAKGISPVPALTIQATAHFSRSHWKEEKEAVGLKLWEAAQKYNSVNYVALDVHKWRFAQVQNPLQENYFELNHPLPLYLAGDAFGDPFNPVEGAAVSGLESAKALLKRWA, encoded by the coding sequence ATGAGGAGCTGTGTGGTTGTTGGGGCCGGAATTTCTGGAATTATCGCTGCGCGACGCTTACAGAAGAAGGGTGTTGCAGTCAAAGTGATTGAAAAATCGAAAGGTTTTGGTGGACGCATGGCCACGCGCAGAGTGGGCGAGGCTGTTTTTGATCATGGGGCTCAGTATCTCACTGTGCATGGAATGTTTTTTCGCGTCGTGATTGAAGATTTGCAGGATCAGGGCTTGGTGAAGGAGTGGGGGCGCGGCTTTTTAAATGGTGACAAAATTTTGAATATGGATGGCTATTTGCGTTTTTTTGGCAGCCAGGGCATGGCTTCGATTGCACAAAAATTAGCCGAACCGCTTGAGATTTGTTTAGAAGAGAATATAGTCTCTTTGCAAGCAAAGGATTCAGAATGGATACTTCAATCTGAATCTGGGGGAAGCTGGCAGGCCGATGCTGTGATTTTATCGCCCCCGCTGCCGCAGTCTCTGACACTTTTAAATAAATCTGGAATTGAACCAGAAGAAGAAATATTGCAGCGCTTAAAAGCCGTCAAGTTTGATCCCTGCATTGTGGTCATGGCTGAATTAGAAGCACCCAGTACTTTGCCCTCTCCAGGGGCTCTGTCGCAAAAAGATCCAATGAGCCCGATTGCTTGGATTGCAGATAACCAGGCCAAGGGCATTTCACCCGTGCCAGCACTGACCATTCAAGCCACAGCTCACTTCAGTCGCAGCCATTGGAAGGAGGAAAAAGAGGCTGTGGGTTTGAAGCTTTGGGAGGCTGCCCAGAAATATAATTCTGTAAATTATGTCGCCTTAGATGTGCACAAGTGGCGTTTTGCCCAGGTTCAAAACCCGCTGCAGGAAAATTATTTTGAGTTAAATCACCCCTTGCCACTTTATCTGGCTGGGGATGCCTTTGGCGACCCCTTTAATCCTGTGGAAGGTGCCGCAGTTTCTGGTCTGGAATCAGCGAAGGCGCTTTTGAAGCGATGGGCTTAA